TCCCTCCAGTGTGCCCGACCCTCTCAACGGGTGGGCCATTTTCTGTCGGGATTTCTGGAGCACTACCCCTGTTCCTCAACCGACATCTGAAGAACGGAGTTTGCTCGAAGCGCTGGTCCGACGCCGCCAGACCCCTCGGGGTCTGGCCACCCGCGCCCGTATCATCCTGCTCAGTGCAGATCATCCGGAACTCACCCTGACCGAGATCGGGGCGAAGGTAGGACTGTGTGACGACACGGTCAGTGTCTGGCGACGACGCTTCCTCCAGCATGGCGTCCAGGGACTGGGCGACGCGCCCAAAAGTGGCGCGCCGCGGTCCATCCTGGATCAAGACGTGGAACAGGTCGTGCGCCTCACCCTGGACACCTTGGCTAAAGACGCGACCCACTGGACGACCCGGAGCATGGCCAGGGCCAGTGGAATGACGCAGAGTGCGGTGTACCGGATCTGGCAGGCCTTTGGCTTACGGCCCCATCTGACCTCGTCCTTCCAGTTGTCCAAGGATCCACTGCTGAGCGAAAAGGTGCGAGATATCGTCGGCCTCTATCTCGCACCACCTGACCGTGCCCTGGTGCTGTGCGTGGACGAAAAACCACAGATCCAGGCGCTGGAACGTGGCTGAGCCACGTTCCCCCTGCGGCCGGGACAGGAAGAGCGCACTGGGCACACCTATGTTCGGCACGGCACCACCCTGATGGCGGCTCTGGACGTTAAGGTCGGCTCGGTGATAGGCAAGTGCTACCCCCGTCACCGCGCGCTGGAGTTCAGAGACTTCCTCCAGGAGATCGATCAGCGAGTTCCTGAGGAACTCGCGGTCCACGTCATTCTCGACAACTACGTCACCCACAAGACCAGGACGGTGCAGGACTGGCTGGTGGCGCATCCCCGCTTCGCCTTTCACTTCACGCCGACGAGCGGGTCCTGGCTCAATCTGGTGGAGTCGTGGTTCGCTCTGCTGAGCCGGCGGAGATTACGCGGTGGAAATTTCCCTCCGAAGGATGAGCTGGAACAGGCCATTGAGGCCTTTATTGCTCACAACAACGAAACGCCGAGACCCTTCATCTGGAAGCGCTCAGCCGATGACATCTTGGAGAGCCCTCGCCGCTTCTGCCTGCCCTACCTGGCTGCCGCCACTTCCCAACCTTCCTCTGAATCAGACCACTATGGGCTACCGATGAATGTAGTCCGGTGCGGCGTAATCTAGCTGCAGCGCCTCAGTCCACAGTTTCTCAGGCTGTTCACTAAAGGCATTACCGCTATAAGGTCAACGTGGCGATGTCCTCGGCGACCGCCTGCCGAACAGGCGTATACATCAGGCCCAGTTCATCCTTCGCCTTGCTACTACCAAACCGGAATCCGGCCGCCAAGTGGCGGGCACTGTTGCCAGTGAAGCCCAGCAGGGGGGGGAGGCCCGTCCATTTCTCCAGTTTTTCCAGAAATGCCGCGCTGGCGTGGGCGAGACGATCCGGCAACACAATGGGCGGCATGGGCCGACCCGACAGCTCGGCTACCAGTTCCACGAATGCCCGATTCGTCAGGTATTCCTGGCCAATCAAGTACCGCTCGCCCACATTGTCCTCCCGCTCGGCGGCGCGAACGATCGCCTCGGCCACGTCCTCAACATGCACGAAGGTGAAGCCGCTCCCCTCGAAAGCCCGCAGAACCTGACGTTGCCGCACCAGTCGACGGATCCACTGGCCAGTGGCATTGGGATCGCCTGGACCGACCACCGCGCCAGGGTACAGCGTGACCACCGGTAGTCCCTGGTCCTTAAACGACTGAACCACTTCATCTCCGGCGTGTTTGGTGCGCCAGTAAGCGTTCGGGTGTGGCCCCACACGGCTGTCTTCACGGAGGGGCTGATCGGGTGACACCCCGTAACTCACCCCCGAACTGATGTGTACGACTTTCTCGACAGCGGCGTCCAGTGCAGCCTGCATCACGTTCCGGTTGCCCTGGACATTGACATGCGCGAAAATGCTCTCGTCACGTTCGTGCAGTGAATAATGGTTGGCAAGGTGTAAGAGCCAGTCGGCACCTCGCATTCCCTCAGCCAGCCCGTCGGGACGGGTCACGTCACCTGACTGGAGTTGAACCCCTAGTGCCCTGAGGCGGCCAGCCTGCTCCGGGTGTCGCACCAGAGCTTTAACAGTGTGGCCCCGTTTCAGCAGCCGAGGAACGAGCCGGGAACCGATAAAGCCGGTGGCACCGGTCACAAAGATGATCCTGGATGTCGTCATGGGATCTCCTGGCGGTGAGAGATTGGGTCAAGAAACTGCGGGCGTCACCTGAAAATTGGAGCGATGATCAGGCCCTTACTGGCCTCGATGGTGACTTCTGGCCAGGGGCTGGGGCCGTCACCTCGCACGATCAGCTTCAGCGGTTGGGCCGGGTCATAGCGGACTGGCGTCACCTGGGCATTTTTGATCAGGATCATGTCGGATTTTCCCGCCTGGGTCACGGTCACTCTGACTCTGCGCACGTTGTCTATCAGCACTTCCGGCACGCTCTCGATGGAGTCTGCGCTCACCAGCCCTTCCTCTGGGAAGCGTAACAACAGGTCCGCGTAATAGGACACGAAGTAGGCGGTGGGATCAAAGCGAGTCAAGGCCATCTGCAAGCTGCTGTCCTGCACCATCAGGGTTGCTCCATCATTTTTAAGGGCGAATTCGGGGCAGGAGAGCAGATAGGGCGCTTCGCGTGAAGCCGTGTCGGTGCCCTCGTTGCAGAGCAGCAAACCACCCTCACCCACCCTGGGCTCATTGGCACAGATGGTGGCCGATTCCTGCCCCGTCGGCGTAAAGGCAACGTCGTTAGACAGCTTGCCCCGTGTCTGGGCAGGAGCACAGGCAACAAGACCAATGCCCAGGGCGAGCAACAAACCTCTCTTCATGCTCCAGAGTACCGGGTTTGACGTATTGCCCCTCACCCTTTTTTTGGCGCCAACCTGAGTGCAAATTCAGGAGTGCGGCGCGATCCTGACACCGATGGCGTGACGCAACTGCTGTCGGTGTCCCAGCGGTTCGACTGTGATGCCCTCCGATATTCTGCCCATCTGCCTACGGCAGTCTGATCTCCGTCACACAGGGTGTCAAAGACGCGATCGAGAGCTGTGGTCTGAGTTGCTGATGCCTGCTCCGCCACGTACAGACACCAGCGATTACAGCAAATGACAGAATAGTTGCACTGCAGAGCAAAGCCTGGGCCACTCCTGGAGCAATTCGGGGACCATCAAAAATTTGCTCAGGGTGAGGCTTGTTTTCTATCAAGTGCTCTAAGCAGTGATTGTCTGTCGGTTACATCCCTCGAATGCCCCTTGAACGCTCGTTCAACAGCCTTTACAGGCAGCCAAGGCCTGTTGGGTACATACTTCCATGTAGATACGGAGGTTCACCATGACCACAGCCAAAGTCTTTCAGAGCGGCAACTCCCAGGCCGTTCGCCTGCCCCACGAAATGCGGCTGGATGTCAGCGAGGTGGAGATCACCCGTCACGGTGACGTGCTGATCCTCAGGCCTATCAGGCGGGAAGCCACCCTCGCGTCCGCTTTCGATGCCCTGACTGGCATCGGAGATGACTTCCTCCCCGAAGGCCGTGAGCAAGGAGAACCTCAGGAGCGCGAGGCATTTTGACCCCGCCGCTGCGCTACCTGCTCGACACCAACATCTGCATTTTCATCATCAAGAACAGGCCAGCAGCGGTCCGGGCGCGGTTTGACGGCTTGCGTCCCGGCGAGGTGGGCCTGAGCGCCGTCACTGAGGCTGAGCTGCTGCACGAGGTCTACAAGAGTGCGCGCGTGGAACACAATCTCGCCGCCGTGCTGGACTTTGCCTCGCAGCTGGTGGTGCTGCCCTTCGATTCGCAGGTCACCGATGCCTATGGGCGCGTTCGGGCTGAATTAGAAAAGATCGGCCAGCCCATCGGGCCCCTGGATTTCCAGATCGCGGTCACGGCGCTGGCCCACGGCCTGATCCTGGTCACCAACAACACCCGCGAGTTCGCACGGGTGCCGGGCCTGAAGCTTGAGGACTGGACGCAGTGAGGATCGCTATGTCCAGCCGGGCAAAGTTCCATCTGTTGATCTGTCCAGGCGTTTTTCGGCGACTGGTAGGCCTACATAGCGTTTCTTAATGGGCGGGATGACGGTGACAGCGCGTGGGTTAGGTTGGCTTCAACAGCAAGACCTGCTCGTGTGAGGCAGGAAGACCGCCCCACCGCGTGTGGGGCTTTTTCCTGCCTCAAAGATGCAGAAGTGGCGGCCGATTTACTGGAGCATCCAGCCAAGTACGATCTGCCCGCTGACTTCGTCACTCCTGAACGACAGCGCGAAGAGCGGACCAGCCGCCTGGGCCAGCAGAAAGTGGCCGCTGAACAGGCGGCGCAGGCCAGGGCTGAGGCGCAGTTGGACCAGCCGCGTCCCCAGAAGAGCAGTGGGCGGCCCAGCGCACCACCTTGCACGTGGTGCTCAAGAAATACCTGAACGCAGGGGAATGGAGCCAGCTCGAACCCCTCGCCCCGAGTGAGGAGAGCAGCGCGGTGACACTGACCCGCGAACTGCTGGAAGCTACCGCCCGCTCAGGGTTGTCGGAACAGCTTGGCCACCTCAAGCGGCGGTTTAACCCACTGCTCCCGGCGGAGTAAGAGGGGAAGGAAGCCGCACCTGCTCAGACAGCGACGGTGGCAGCCTACCAGTGCTGGAAAAGCC
The sequence above is drawn from the Deinococcus aerolatus genome and encodes:
- a CDS encoding NAD-dependent epimerase/dehydratase family protein; the encoded protein is MTTSRIIFVTGATGFIGSRLVPRLLKRGHTVKALVRHPEQAGRLRALGVQLQSGDVTRPDGLAEGMRGADWLLHLANHYSLHERDESIFAHVNVQGNRNVMQAALDAAVEKVVHISSGVSYGVSPDQPLREDSRVGPHPNAYWRTKHAGDEVVQSFKDQGLPVVTLYPGAVVGPGDPNATGQWIRRLVRQRQVLRAFEGSGFTFVHVEDVAEAIVRAAEREDNVGERYLIGQEYLTNRAFVELVAELSGRPMPPIVLPDRLAHASAAFLEKLEKWTGLPPLLGFTGNSARHLAAGFRFGSSKAKDELGLMYTPVRQAVAEDIATLTL
- a CDS encoding antitoxin — its product is MTTAKVFQSGNSQAVRLPHEMRLDVSEVEITRHGDVLILRPIRREATLASAFDALTGIGDDFLPEGREQGEPQEREAF
- the vapC gene encoding type II toxin-antitoxin system tRNA(fMet)-specific endonuclease VapC; the encoded protein is MTPPLRYLLDTNICIFIIKNRPAAVRARFDGLRPGEVGLSAVTEAELLHEVYKSARVEHNLAAVLDFASQLVVLPFDSQVTDAYGRVRAELEKIGQPIGPLDFQIAVTALAHGLILVTNNTREFARVPGLKLEDWTQ